The Moorena producens PAL-8-15-08-1 genomic interval GGCGAATTAAATTCGCCACGGGTCGCACCTCAAAATTTGTACCTCATCACAGTAAAATAAAATAGCATGGTTTCTTTTACTTATAATCGCACTGTTCGGTTTTCAGATACGGATGCGGCTGGTGTAGTCTATTTTGCTAATGTTTTATCTATCTGCCATGAAGCCTATGAAGCCTCTCTAGATGCATCGGGCATTAATCTCAAGTCTTTTTTCACTAAGCCCGCTGTGGCAATTCCGATTGTTCATGCCAGTGTGGATTTTTTGCGTCCTATGTTTTGTGGGGATCCACTGGTGATTCACCTGATGCCTGAGCAGTTGAGTCAAAATAAGTTTGAAATTGCTTATCAGGTTGTTACAGCTTCGTCATCGCAACAGTTACTGGCAAAGGCAATTACGAAGCACGTTTGTATTAATGCAATGACTAGAACTAAAGTTGCTTTACCTGAGGAAATAGTGCAATGGCTAGGGAGTAGGGAGTAGGGAGTAGGGAGTAGGGAGTAGGGAGTAGGGAGTAGGGAGTAGGGAGTAGGTAAGAGGTAAAAAATCCGGTTTACCTGATAGTTAGGAAAAACTCTTTACTAATTCTATCATCCCTTATGATATAGCTGAAGGCTGACAGCTGACAGCTGACGGCTGACCGCTGACAACTGACAAAAAAAATAGCCGTAGAAATACTATCCACGGCTAGGGAGTTCAACTTTTGATTTATGTCACAAAAATACCCGAAACTTTCGGATGTGATCCTATACTATCAGACCAAACCCAAGGCCGGGGGGGAAACCCCCCCAGAAAATTAAGGTGTTATGGCAACAACCAATACTTGGTCATGGTAGTTATCACTTCACCGGGCACTTCAGTAGGCTCCAGAGGAGTCCATTCAGCAATCTCTGCATAGCCCAGGGAATAAAACATTTGCATACTATAAATTACTGATTGACGAGAACCTTTGAGAGTGTGCTGAGTTGGTTGTTTTTTGAAGTTCCGGGTAAATTGTTCTGACATCTTTCAAAAGTTGAACTTGCATTTACAATTATTATTGTAATGATTATAAGTTTATTTTTCAAGGGTTTTAAAAAAGTTTTTAGAGAGTTTTATAGTTGATTGAAAATGCAATT includes:
- a CDS encoding acyl-CoA thioesterase → MVSFTYNRTVRFSDTDAAGVVYFANVLSICHEAYEASLDASGINLKSFFTKPAVAIPIVHASVDFLRPMFCGDPLVIHLMPEQLSQNKFEIAYQVVTASSSQQLLAKAITKHVCINAMTRTKVALPEEIVQWLGSRE